The nucleotide window AGGCAAAGGGGGGGGTCAGGGGTCCCCCAAACCGCGGGGGTCCCAAAAACCCCGAAATTACCCCAAAAACGGGGCGGGGACCCCTTAAAAGCCTCTCCCCCCCTACTCACCTCTCGGGGAGGGTCCGGTGCGAGCTGGGCctgcggggaggggggggcgcGTCATGACGTCACCGGGGACCCCCCGAACACTTCCGTGACGTCACGGGGGACCCCGTTATTCGCaccccgccgcctcccgccgcggGGGTGACGTAACGGCGGaatccccccccacccccaccctcGCGGGAGGCCCCCCCCGCTCGGCGTGACGCGTTGTGACGCCACGGCGGTGACGTCACGGCCATTACCGGTGGCCCGGCTCGTCGCGCTGCGCCTGCGTCTGGATGGTGGGCGCCATGGCGGGCGGCTCCTTCCCGGTGTGCGCGTCGCCTCCTGAGAGCGTCACTTCCTGTGCGCGCCGGAAGCCGCCGGCAACATGGCGgcaccgccgccgcctccggctgggccgggcccggggcctCCCTCAgcgcccgcggggccggggccggcggcggggcccggagcggggccggggccgcccccgggGGCCGCGCAGGGCCCCGCGCTGCCcgcgcaggcggcggcggcgcagGCGCAGGATTTTGATCCCGTGCAGCGCTtccggctgctgctgccgcaGCTGAAGGAGAGCCTGCAGGTGCGGGGGTGCCGCCGGGAACGggcgggggggcgcggggcggggctgtGCTCTCACGCTATAATGTGCCTTCAGCACCGGGTGGGCGTGGTTTGTCGCCGAGTGGGCGTGGCCTGCTGGGGGGGCGTGCCTCTGCGAGGGGGGGGGCCCCCGgaattttgggggtccctgggccGGGGTCTCAGGACGTGCCCACCCCCTTGTCGCGCTCATTTCCCACTGCCGGGGGGCACTGCGGGGGCTGTGGCCACCCCCCTCCGCGTCCCCCTGGCCCCCGTGTCCCGCAGACCCTGATGAAGGTGGCAGCTCAGAACCTGGTGCAGAACTCCAGCATCGACAATGGGCAGTGAGTGACCGTCCCCGCGCCCCCCcgtccctcccagtgcccccagtccctcccagtctcACCAGTTCCTCGCAGGAAGAGCGCAGATGGGGCCCTGCAGCGCTTTGACAAGAGCCTGGAGGAGTTCTACGCCCTGTGTGaccagctggagctgtgcctggtGAGGGACCCTCCAAACAGTCCCTCAACCCCTCCAAATTCACCCCAAATGCCCCTCTCGGCCCtcccaaacacccccaaatcccctgaGAACCCTCCCAAATCCCTTCAAAATCCCTTCAAAGCCCTCCCAGGTGACCCCCAGTGTCCCCCGCAGCGCCTGGCCCACGAGTGCCTCTCGCAGAGCTTCGACAGCGCCAAGCACGCCCCGGCCCTGGTGCCCGCAGCCCCCAAGGGCGAGGGGGGGCCCGGGGCCGAGACCCTGCCCTACACCCAGTACCTGCCGCTGATCAAGGCGCAGATCGCGGGCGCCAAGGACATCCACAACGCGCTGCTCGAGGGCACCAACAAGATCACGGGCAAGCTGCCCCCGCCGGGGGGGCC belongs to Corvus moneduloides isolate bCorMon1 chromosome 17, bCorMon1.pri, whole genome shotgun sequence and includes:
- the MED29 gene encoding mediator of RNA polymerase II transcription subunit 29, encoding MAAPPPPPAGPGPGPPSAPAGPGPAAGPGAGPGPPPGAAQGPALPAQAAAAQAQDFDPVQRFRLLLPQLKESLQTLMKVAAQNLVQNSSIDNGQKSADGALQRFDKSLEEFYALCDQLELCLRLAHECLSQSFDSAKHAPALVPAAPKGEGGPGAETLPYTQYLPLIKAQIAGAKDIHNALLEGTNKITGKLPPPGGP